ttaccaagaaattttggagcacttcatgctcccTTCTGCTGACctgttttttgaagatgctgatttcattttcaagcAGGATTTGGCACTGCCCAGACTGCCAAAaccaccaaaagttggttaaaatgaccaggtgttggtgtgcttgagatgattgtcaagcaaaaccgattcagaatttgagtgaacttcacaagcaATGGATTGAGGGTcagtcaaggcatcaagagccaccacacacagacgtgtcaaggaattggctacagttgtcgtattcctcttgttaagccactcctgaaccacagacaacgtcagaggcgtcttacctgggctaaaaagaagaagaactggactgttgcccagtggcccaaagtcctctttttagatgagagcaagttttgtatttcatttggaaaccaaggtcctagagtttGGAGGAAGGGCggagaagctcatagctcaagtttcttaaagtccagtgtcaagtttccacagtctgtgatgatttggggtgcaatgtcatctgctagtgttggtccattgtgttttttgaaaaccaaagtcactgcacccgtttaccaagaaattttggagcacttcatgcttccttctgctgacctgttttttgaagatgctgatttcattttcaagcaggatttggcacctgcccagaCTGCCAAAaccaccaaaagttggttaaatgaccatggtgttggtgtgcttgactggccagcaaactcaccagacctgaaccccagagagaatctatggggtattgtcaagaggaaaatgagaaacaagagaccgaaaaatgcagatgagctgaaggccactgtcaaagaaacctgggcttccataccacctcagcagtgccacaaactgatcacctccatgccacgccgaattgaggcaataattaaaacaaaaggagcccctaccaagcattgagtacatgtacagtaaatgaacatactttccagaaggccaacaattcactaacattttttttattggtcttatgaggtattctaatttgagatagtgtattggtgggtttttgttaaatgtgtgccaaaatcaccacaattaataaaaccaaagacttaaactacttcagtctgtgtgaattttattatttaatacacaagtttcacaatttgagttgaattactgaaatgaacttttccacgacattctaatttattgagatgcaactgtatatagaattaaaaaaataaaaataataacaaatgaatgcaaaaaaacagtaattgttCCAGGCAGTAGATAGGTATTTCATTTTGCAGGTTCAACAAACTGTCAATGATTCAAAGAGTTGATGAGGTAATACTATTGAGTGAAATTGAGAACAACAGTCTACAGTGTGACAGAAGCTTATTTAATTAGGacaactaaatgaaaacaaatagctGTACTGATGCAATGACCTATGATTAgggtataatttattttttttcttatatacaaTGAATGAGAATTCTGCAGGTGGCCCCTGTACATTACTATATCTGAATTGTCATTAACCAAAAAAGATGACTTTTTTTTGCCCAATTAACAGTGTATTTACAGTATCCATCAAGAGAGGCTAACTGCTGAAAGCTAACCAATCAAACCCCTTAGTGAAACACCCAACGTGTCATAGAATGGTTGTTAACTGTTCATCTACTGTACAAATTTGAGGCTTAGTGCCACGAGGTTATTGATCTCTATTTGTTTAACAAACAGTGATTTAAATTCAATGGTCAAATTATCCACAAGTGTCTTGAGCATTAATACATTTAAGAAGCTTcattatatttaaagggatagtacaccccaaaatgaaaattctgtcattaattactcactctcatgtcgttccaaacctgtaagaccttcgttcatcttcagaacataaattaagatatttttaatgaaatctgagacctctctgaccctgcataggcAGCAACGCAACTGCAGTGTTCCCAGtttcagaaacgtagcaaggacatctgtaaaacagtccttgtgacatcagtggctcaactccAATTTTGAGCCACctaaggaccagctcaaaccagcagccatgcttcaaaaatacctaaccagcatatgctgtttttttcaataggggaattttcatttttgggtgaaccaacacTTTAAGAACAATACATAGCAACAATGTGTTATGATAGTAGATCTACCATTACTGAAATATAACTGGCATCAGTAAGGTTCCTAAAGGATTTAAGACTTATTCATATTAAACTGTTCTTCAGTTACAAATCCTGAGAACTTTTCACTATGCCAAAGAGGAATGGTGAGGGACCCGGTAATCAGTAGTATGAGCCCAAGTGCTGGATGTAATGTGCTTTGGATTTATAATCCAGTACTAGAGAGCAAAGACACAAAGTCAAATGTAGGTGCTACACAATGGGTAAtcactaaaacaacaacataaccacgattattaatcatgattactgtcagtttgattacattttttttttaacatttaaagacaGAAAATGTCATGGTTTGCTTGCAGATTTAGTCACAGCAAAAAAAGCAAATGtgtgaaagaaaacagactggCTGTATTAAACTAATATTTTAGCAGAATGTATCGCTATAGAGACTGCTATAGAACAACTCCAACTTACATGTTTGCTAGCGTTTTCAGTGCATCAGCTCTTGTTCTGTAATGTAGAGCGTGtgtgcatggttgccaggttgagaAAATGATGTAAACCACTGGACAGAAAATGGATCAATTTAAGAGAAAAACTTGTTAGAGGATAAATAACCAGCAAGAAAATATCACCTGCAACAGACACAAAAAGAATATAACAAGAACTTCAAATGTATACAAGGACTATAAGAATTAATCCAAAAGGCACATAATAAAGTGGatctcaaattaaataaaaaggtcTCCAGTGAAATTACAGTTGGACTAAAATGAATCAATCATGGTCCAAGTCTTGTGATCAGAAGATAGATGCCCATAAGCATTGAAAAGAGTACCGTTAAGAACAAACaataaagaatgaaagaaaactcTGAAACAAGACAATAAATGGACACCCTTTTGGTTAGGTCTTTCCTTAGTGTTCTACATTCAAGTTCTTTCATTTAGCAAATAAAAACGTAAGAACTTCTAGATTCCTGAAAGTGTGATGACGAAAATCTACATACTATGCTTTGACTATAATGACCTCTGTTCCAACTTGCACAGTCAGGAATTGACTAACAATAGAGTCTGTGTAGTCTTTAGTCTTGGACTAGTATAAAGGTAGGGGTGACAGCAGTCGATCAATAAGCAGAATCAGCTTCAGCTTCTCATTTGTGGAACTACTCAGGATTAACCAGCGCAACCATGAAGGTAAACCATGTTCCAGTACCTATTCCATACAGTTTGACTTAACACACTTTAATGTGGTATTTCTTACttgaaacaacaaaaactaatgaaATTAACTTTGAATTTTCAGGTCACCTTTTATGAGGAAAGAAATTTCCAGGGTCGCTCTTATGACTGTATGAGTGACTGTGCTGATTTCTCCTCCTACATGAGCCGCTGTCACTCATGCAGAGTGCACAGTGGATGCTGGATGATGTATGATAATACCAACTACATGGGAAATCAGTATTTCTTCAGGAGGGGAGACTATGCTGATTACATGTCTATGTTTGGAATGAACAACTGCATCAGGTCCTGCCGTATGATCCCTATGGTGAGCTCCATGAACCTGCTGAcgtactgtatttattaattgaCGCTAGACAAAGGtcctaaatttattttaacaatttgctTAGAAATCTTTCagcttgaaaaaataaatagatccTTTCATAATGATGATctgtgaaagacagacagacctaGATTGCTGCTGAAGATATGGTTACATATGATAATTATTCTTCCTGAACTTTTCTTCCACTACAGTACAGGGGATCCTACAGAATGAGGATCTACGAGAGGGAGAACTTCATGGGTCAGATGTACGAGATGATGGATGACTGTGACAGCATCATGGACCGTTATCGCATGTCTCACTGCCAGTCCTGTCATGTGATGGATGGCCACTGGCTCTTCTATGAGCAGCCCCACTACAGAGGCAGGATGTGGTACTTCAGGCCTGGAGAGTACAGGAGCTTCAGCAATATGGGTGGCATGAGATTCATGAGCATGAGGCGTATCATGGACTCCTGGtactaatgtttaaatatttccaataaatgaaTTCCTCTACAACATAAAACTGTGTCTAAATTATCATTATTGCTAATATTTGCGCTGTACTGTAGTATTGTGGTGCTAATTCTTCATAAATGGTAGTATCATCAATATGGTATCAATATAGTATATTAAATTATGTGTGACAGGGACACAATCTGAACATGAATGTCtgcaaaaacattgcaaaaaacatGAGCGCTGTTGCCATTTTGCTATGCCCTGTGTAGTAAATGTTATGCAGAATTAACACCTCATATGGTATGAAGTTAAAGAAAAGGAAACAATTTTGCTCAAATACCTCAAATACCTTTATATAAGAATGTATTCTCTCAGTTTGTCCTTTGCTTATTTGACCACTTCTGTCACAAGTGTAACGCTTAGTTTATAAAGTCATTCTTGCGATGACAAATGTAATTCCATTCATCAACATAAGCCAGGTTTTCATCAAAAGATGTTTTTCGAAAAAAGATTTAGCGCTTCAAAATGTTTACCAATATAGCTGATGGAAATGCCATTCATCAATAAAATCTTTCAAGTGCCAACACTATCTTTTTTGTTGCAggattaaatataataattaaatgtaaaattaaaattaaatagtagaaaattagaaaaaataattagaaaatatattaataatagcaaaaaaaaaaaaaaaaaaaaagtccttgtgGTTAAAAACACTTTGGTGTGGCAGTAAAATAAAGGGGGCCCTTGGGTTTGCTATAGCCCCAGGGCCCAATGTGTTCTTAATTCAGCCTTTTAtgtcaatattttaaatgttgcattaaaatgtatttgtcaagAAAAGGGgctttaatgcaaataaatgtggtGTCGTGTGACAGAATTTGTTTATAGGCAGTGTCCGTGTTTGTGCTGTTGCTCACAATAAAGCACAGTTTCTCTGTATTTCAAAGGCGCATTTAATCtatcatattcatattattaaattgtatataaaattatgttataactgttatattattatgttatttcataataataagacAAGTTACCTCACAAACATAGTCTGTTTTTTTCTAGATTACATATCTTAATTTGATGTTCCTTTAGTAACGTTGCAAGCtgaaatttattcatttagttctgaagatgaaaagcatCTAGGTTTACGCATATAACCAAGGTTTCTCCGAGAGGGAATGAGATGATGCATCCTCTAGCAGACACTATGGGTACTGCCGCCAGCAGGACCGGTGTCTGAAGCCCATGACATAACAGGCGGGCGCCTGGAATTATAGGATTGTGCTAGGCAGCAGAACACGTCACCAACTTAGTTGTCTGAAGGAGACCTGAAACAGGCATGAGGCCAAAGGCATGATGAGGGGACACAGCATCCACTCTCATGGTTGAATGCATAAACTGAGacgttccccttctagggaactcgcACTGCATTCCCTAGTGGACAATATGGGGAATGAAATGCCAACTATGCATGCCACAGCACATGCCTGTCCACCTGGTCAGAAGGTACCAACGAAGTGACAGACATACACCTAACCTTTCCTCAGAAAGGGCCCAAGTCATTGACACCCCAGGCTGCTCACATAGCTTGACAGATATGGAACCCAGTTTCAGATGAAAGAGGGACATCCACACCAAGTTAGGAGCACAGCTACCCTCAAATAGCTATGTTATGTGAGCAATACCTTACTCTGATAATACAAGAACCACACATAGAGGCTACCTACTTAGAAACCCTAGCAAGGGGGTAGCACAGTCTAGATAGGGGCTCCAGGGGACCACTACTTAAAAACCCTAGGAAGGGGAGTAGTCACCGAGCTAGAAAACAGCTATCCTCCAAAGGTCCTAATTGAAGATTGCCAAGACAGCAGAGAGTGGGCTATCTAGTTAAAACGCTAACAGGGGCGATAACACAATCTAGGCAAGAGGTTCAAAGACCACTACTTAAACCCAAACAAGGGGGTGGTACTGAGCTGAAACATGGCTATCCTTGGATAGCTATCTTCCAAGTCAAGGATTTAGGACCTACTGGAGAGCTTGTGCCAAGAGGAACCCAACCTAGTCATAGAAGCCAGGCTGGAACACAGCTGCCCTCAGACCGCTATATTTCAGAGCAAAGTAAGTTTGAGCTGGAGCATAATTATTCTCAGACAGCTACGCTCTGAGTAGGGATTTCCACTTAAAAGCCCTGAGGTGGGAGAACAGTCTACTCAGCCCAAACTTTCACCTTTCACTTTTACCTTGACATTCTATCGGAAACTTCCTATTGCCCACTTATGAAGTTGTGATTACAAGCTTGTTGCATTCAAGTGCTTTGATGTCagtaataataaattgtaatagtCCATTGGTTGATAATTATAAACATTCACAGCGCTAGATAGTCAGCTTGATACGATTCTGGAATTTCGGTCAAATACATGCTTATTTCACtgtttataatacatattatatgctTCAAATGCCTATAAATAGGTACTACTTTAACAACAAGACAAGGTGATgtagttgttaaaaaaaagaagaataaaaaatagtattGACAGCAGCAATTGTTGTCCCCTCCAACATGCTTATGGCCCACCTAAATCGGAAACTCGAGTATCAAAATAATCTCCGAGTAGTAAATACAAATTAAGAGGCCATTCATGTCCAGTTTCTGATATGGAAACTCGTATTTGCGATAATTCCGATGGcacttgaaggcagcattaaGTGTGCTCCAGCCTGGAATGTAAAGTGCAGACTCCGTCTGTGGTGAGCTCAGGCAAATGCTCTGTGCAGCAGGGTGATGGCTGGCTGGCTGGCTTAATGTTcaaaacagattatttttcaaatactgtacattattgtaggtcctctatgccccgcctctctcaaacgagtcattttctacaaagtccctccttccgacaacCGCAGTctactctgattggccaactgacctagtgcattgtgattggccgaacaccgcaagcactcgtcggaaatgtaatgcccctttgcataatcgtgagcttcatctttcaaaataaatgtaaagacagttaataatgtccttaatggcctgaaaggggaacagagtcacgtaacagacacagtgatgaagctcgtatgtatttgcagtacacaagccacagacggaGACCTGAAACAGGTAACAGGTAACTAAGACAGCTAACGCCactgtgatgtgaccctgtctctctctcacacacatttaaacagtcaaaagcaaatacttaaactaataacaaaacatatttatagtagctgattcagaagcgccagagtgtcgtagcaaagtctgaattatctcctctcctaggttcacaaaatggtcgtccataaaatgcattgctgttctgttgtaagtaatcttaaagatttctaaatgcatctactttagGAAGcccaaataaagtgtttttgctttcgcctagatacacacagcatctccctgacatgactgcatcaacactaactgcggttactgacaccaagccttctttctttgcgtgaacatttgggcggcattacacaaatatttccacatcgtgacatagacatgtgggggtgtgtttgaatgagctgttttaggagggcgtggcagagtcttaactttgataaagaatatctctttggttttgagactttagtctttgcaacttcagggatcttatctatgcacaatcagcttgtaacactccaaagagaaaggaaaacttgaaatcgcatcatatgacacctttaattaCTCTGACAAATGAGGTAAATTAATGATACACAGCTGAACAGAACAAACTAATGAGATTAGTAACCATGACAAAcaaagaggaggagaaaaagaaTAAAGGAAACCAAGAAACtaatgaaaacaaactaaaagtccatgaaacAGAAACTAATATATTTGTGACACACACAGAAAGCCACCTCTCAGACAGCGCGCAAACACTGAATTAAGTTCTATTTCCTGTCTTGTTGCACTTGGACAGTATCCTCATAAACAGCCAgctatgtcttaagtgaatgtaaacggTTGAAAAAGAGAATGTATGTATCATTACGCAGTATTGGTCCCATGCAATAGGTCTTGAAGTGACAGGAG
This genomic stretch from Cyprinus carpio isolate SPL01 chromosome B9, ASM1834038v1, whole genome shotgun sequence harbors:
- the LOC122133862 gene encoding gamma-crystallin M2-like, with the protein product MKVTFYEERNFQGRSYDCMSDCADFSSYMSRCHSCRVHSGCWMMYDNTNYMGNQYFFRRGDYADYMSMFGMNNCIRSCRMIPMYRGSYRMRIYERENFMGQMYEMMDDCDSIMDRYRMSHCQSCHVMDGHWLFYEQPHYRGRMWYFRPGEYRSFSNMGGMRFMSMRRIMDSWY